A window from Vibrio cortegadensis encodes these proteins:
- a CDS encoding type I polyketide synthase, with translation MSQPETNTPESVDDTRLNKRLKDMPIAIVGMASMFANSRYLNKFWDLISEKIDAITEVPETHWRPEDYYDSDRTAPDKSYCKRGGFIPEVDFNPMEFGLPPNILELTDTSQLLSLIVAKEVLEDAKLPEGYDRDKIGITLGVGGGQKIAQSLNARLQYPVLKKVFKSSGINDEDSEMLIKKFQDQYIHWEENSFPGSLGNVISGRIANRFDLGGINCVVDAACAGSLAAMRMALSELVEGRSEMMITGGVCTDNSPTMYMSFSKTPAFTTNETIQPFDIDSKGMMIGEGIGMVALKRLEDAERDGDRIYSVIKGVGSSSDGKFKSIYAPRPEGQAKALKRAYDDAGFAPHTLGLLEAHGTGTAAGDVAEFGGLNSVFSENNEEKQHIALGSVKSQIGHTKSTAGTAGLIKAALALHHKVLPPTINVSAPNPKLDIENSPFYLNTQTRPWMKRVDGTPRRAGISSFGFGGTNFHVVLEEYTPEHARGDKYRQRQVPQTLLFSAESRQALINELKQVSTQAAGAAFKLEALAEQHALREVDAKHARIGLVVTDQADLQAQLTQAVSMLESQTKAHWQMPNGTSYRESALIAENGAGKVAALFAGQGSQYLNMGRELACHYPEMRQQLAQADQVFGQHKKTALSQILFPIPTFTPEATKAQEAVLTNTANAQSAIGTVSMGQFDIMTQAGFKADMVAGHSFGELSALCASGVISQDDYYQLAFARGDAMAATPEQGDSGTMFAVILDADKLPAVESCISQFEGVSIANYNAPTQLVIAGPTATVQQAAQALTEQGFKAIALPVSGAFHTPLVAHAQKPFASAIDKASFSTPTLPLYSNATGKLHSKDAKAIKKAFKQHMLQSVRFSEQIEAMYEAGARVFVEFGPKNILQKLVEKTLADKNEELYAISINPSPKGDSDQQLRLAAVQLCVAGVSLDNIDPYQADIAEPAKASPMNIKLNATNYISPATRKKMDQSLASGNVTEKTEIVEVKVEVEKIVEKEVIKTEIVEVPVAAPQASNVQQSTAPAPSVQVVTAAQQPQVAQPAPATIQPAAQVTVDESSLQSFFNAQQQAAEVHQQFLAIPQQYGDTFNTLMSEQAKMATAGVAIPENLQRSMEMFHQHQAETLKAHAHYLEMQAHSNNSALNMLTQGSVQTAQPTFVAPVNTQPAIQAPTTPAAIVQEPVAQVQATPVQAAPVQAQSVQVTPVQKAAPAPQVAAQAAAPVAAQPLPVKAQPAPVAAPVAVQSADAEKVMLEVVAEKTGYPTEMLDLEMDMEADLGIDSIKRVEILGTVQDEMPNLPELNPEDLAECRTLGEIVEYMNSKSMNSKMPASAPVAAQPSATAPVQAANGLDAKVVQLTMLEVVAEKTGYPTEMLDLEMDMEADLGIDSIKRVEILGTVQDELPTLPELNPEDLAECRTLGEIVAYMNSKLPASAPAPSLAPAVAPATASNGLDAAVVQKTMLEVVAEKTGYPTEMLDLAMDMEADLGIDSIKRVEILGTVQDELPTLPELNPEDLAECRTLGEIVDYMNSKLPASAPVAAQVSAPVQAVSNGLNAEQVQSTMLSVVADKTGYPTEMLDLAMDMEADLGIDSIKRVEILGTVQDQLPTLPELNPEDLAECRTLGEIVDYMNSKLAPSSEAAAVAPAAEVEAIVESASNDLNPAHVQSTMMEVVADKTGYPAEMLDLAMDMEADLGIDSIKRVEILGTVQDQLPTLPELNPEDLAECRTLGEIVTYMQSKLSAAAPVATPKTESVTPIAETATAELPPHNEVALKKLPAADKLVDCFSKDACVVITDDGHNAGVLAEKLTANGIQVAVVRSALSAASPLNSEIASYTLNSVDDAGVTAVINDIEADLKTSNKVIAGFIHLQAIVDAKQSNEQAVNLNADSRASLTTAFLFAKHLNGQLNAVSGRSVFFTLSRIDGGFGYLDTKQLANAELNQAALSGLTKTLSHEWSNVFCRALDADASIDARHLAEAITGELFDIDTNTVEIGLSHSENGESGRATLIATTPGAAQTKNTGAQLTKSDKVLVTGGAKGVTFECALTLAKQCKSHFILAGRSKHITSAELPQWAQGKQEKELKPAAIAHLQATGDKPTPKKVDTLLKPVLSSLEINGALAAFNEIGASAEYLSLDVSNHESVAKTLANFEGITGLIHGAGVLADKHIQDKTLDELNMVYGTKVGGLEAVLGGLDSSKLKLIAMFSSAAGFYGNTGQSDYSMSNEILNKAALQLSARNPQAKVMSFNWGPWDGGMVNAALKRMFTERGVYVIPLQAGAELFSSQLRNETGIQLLVGTSMQGSDNKEAAVKKLNAESVHLAKSPLNTSITVTRHLDPKALPFIQDHCIAGNPVLPTVCAIQWMREVAEQLLGVNVSIHNYKLLKGVIFDTDEVQELKLVLSSDAKSKDQLKAVISCQGRPQYQAQLQVASVQMSEDVQQASVKRFEANTSAAVTTAQALYSDGTLFHGPRLQGITSVERFDDLGLLAQCQLPQIENSDCGAFIPKQGFGDSQPFAEDYLLQAMLVWARLKYGAASLPSAIGEFICYAPMHNGDQGWLELSVIKSTARSLQADISLYHQDGRLSAVMKGAKVTISKSLNDAFLPKSSSAVSKKEATKNAEKEQLS, from the coding sequence ATGAGCCAACCCGAAACAAACACCCCTGAATCAGTCGACGACACTCGACTGAATAAACGCCTTAAAGACATGCCAATTGCTATCGTTGGTATGGCAAGCATGTTTGCAAACTCTCGCTACCTAAACAAATTCTGGGATTTGATCAGCGAAAAGATTGATGCCATTACCGAAGTGCCAGAGACTCACTGGCGTCCAGAAGATTACTACGATTCAGATCGTACTGCGCCAGACAAGTCTTATTGTAAGCGCGGTGGTTTCATCCCTGAAGTGGACTTCAACCCAATGGAGTTCGGCCTTCCGCCAAACATTCTAGAACTGACTGATACGTCACAGTTGCTTTCTCTGATCGTGGCAAAAGAAGTTCTTGAAGATGCCAAGCTGCCTGAAGGCTACGATCGCGATAAGATCGGTATCACGCTAGGTGTTGGTGGCGGTCAGAAGATCGCTCAAAGCCTAAATGCCCGTCTGCAATACCCTGTTTTGAAAAAAGTATTCAAGAGCAGCGGCATCAACGACGAAGACAGCGAAATGCTGATCAAAAAATTCCAAGACCAATACATCCACTGGGAAGAGAACTCATTCCCTGGTTCATTGGGTAACGTAATTTCAGGTCGTATTGCTAACCGCTTTGACCTTGGCGGCATTAACTGTGTGGTAGATGCTGCGTGTGCAGGTTCTCTAGCCGCAATGCGTATGGCTCTTAGTGAGCTGGTTGAAGGCCGCAGTGAAATGATGATCACAGGTGGTGTGTGTACTGATAACTCGCCAACCATGTACATGAGCTTCTCTAAAACGCCAGCATTTACCACTAATGAAACCATTCAACCTTTCGACATCGATTCAAAAGGCATGATGATTGGTGAAGGCATCGGCATGGTTGCTCTTAAGCGTCTTGAAGATGCAGAGCGTGACGGCGACAGAATCTACTCAGTAATTAAAGGTGTCGGTTCTTCTTCGGACGGTAAGTTCAAGAGTATCTACGCGCCTCGTCCTGAAGGACAAGCAAAAGCACTAAAACGCGCTTACGATGATGCGGGTTTCGCACCGCACACGCTTGGCCTTTTAGAAGCACACGGCACAGGTACAGCAGCAGGCGATGTTGCTGAATTCGGTGGCTTAAACTCAGTATTCAGTGAGAACAATGAAGAGAAGCAACACATTGCGTTAGGCTCTGTGAAATCTCAAATTGGTCACACTAAATCAACTGCAGGTACTGCAGGTCTAATTAAAGCTGCATTAGCACTGCACCACAAAGTACTGCCGCCAACGATCAACGTATCGGCTCCGAATCCTAAGTTGGATATCGAGAACTCACCGTTCTACCTAAACACACAAACGCGTCCTTGGATGAAACGTGTCGACGGCACACCGCGCCGTGCAGGTATCAGCTCATTCGGTTTTGGTGGCACTAACTTCCACGTTGTATTAGAAGAGTACACGCCAGAGCACGCTCGCGGTGATAAATACCGTCAGCGCCAAGTGCCGCAAACTCTGTTATTCAGCGCAGAGTCTCGTCAAGCACTGATCAATGAACTAAAACAGGTTTCAACTCAAGCGGCAGGTGCTGCGTTCAAACTGGAAGCGCTTGCTGAGCAACACGCTCTACGCGAAGTTGACGCTAAGCATGCTCGTATTGGTTTAGTCGTGACTGACCAAGCAGACCTTCAAGCGCAACTGACTCAAGCGGTTTCTATGCTTGAAAGCCAAACCAAAGCACATTGGCAGATGCCAAACGGTACTAGCTACCGTGAGTCGGCACTGATTGCTGAAAATGGTGCAGGTAAAGTGGCAGCGCTATTTGCAGGTCAAGGTTCGCAATACTTAAACATGGGTCGCGAGCTTGCTTGTCATTACCCAGAAATGCGCCAACAGCTTGCTCAAGCGGATCAAGTATTTGGTCAGCACAAAAAAACGGCTCTATCGCAAATTCTGTTCCCAATTCCAACGTTCACACCAGAAGCAACCAAAGCTCAAGAAGCGGTGTTAACCAACACGGCCAATGCTCAAAGTGCGATTGGTACTGTGTCTATGGGTCAGTTCGACATCATGACTCAAGCTGGCTTCAAAGCTGACATGGTCGCAGGCCACAGCTTTGGTGAGCTAAGTGCACTATGCGCATCGGGTGTTATCTCGCAGGACGATTACTACCAGCTAGCTTTCGCTCGTGGCGATGCTATGGCTGCAACACCTGAACAAGGTGATAGCGGTACTATGTTTGCGGTCATCTTAGACGCAGACAAACTTCCAGCCGTTGAAAGCTGCATCAGCCAATTCGAAGGCGTGAGCATTGCCAACTACAACGCTCCGACTCAACTGGTTATTGCAGGTCCAACTGCGACGGTTCAACAAGCAGCACAAGCGCTAACAGAACAAGGCTTCAAAGCGATTGCTCTGCCAGTGTCTGGTGCTTTCCACACACCACTTGTTGCTCACGCTCAAAAACCATTTGCTTCTGCAATTGATAAAGCTTCGTTCAGTACTCCAACGCTGCCGCTTTACTCAAACGCAACAGGCAAACTGCACAGCAAAGACGCTAAAGCGATTAAGAAAGCATTCAAACAGCACATGTTGCAATCGGTTCGTTTCAGCGAGCAAATTGAAGCGATGTATGAAGCAGGCGCGCGCGTATTCGTTGAGTTCGGTCCGAAAAACATTCTTCAAAAGCTGGTTGAGAAAACATTGGCTGATAAGAACGAAGAGCTTTACGCAATCAGCATCAACCCAAGCCCTAAAGGCGACAGTGACCAACAGCTTCGTTTAGCTGCAGTTCAACTGTGCGTGGCAGGTGTTTCATTAGACAACATTGACCCTTACCAAGCTGACATTGCTGAACCTGCAAAGGCATCACCAATGAACATCAAGCTGAATGCAACCAACTACATCAGCCCTGCTACTCGTAAGAAAATGGATCAATCATTGGCTTCGGGCAACGTCACCGAAAAGACTGAGATTGTTGAAGTGAAAGTTGAAGTCGAGAAAATCGTGGAAAAAGAAGTGATTAAAACAGAAATCGTTGAAGTGCCTGTGGCTGCTCCTCAAGCTTCAAATGTACAACAGTCAACTGCTCCAGCACCAAGTGTACAAGTAGTAACAGCAGCTCAGCAGCCACAAGTGGCGCAACCTGCACCAGCGACTATTCAGCCAGCAGCTCAAGTAACAGTTGATGAATCTTCACTGCAATCGTTCTTCAATGCTCAACAACAAGCAGCAGAAGTACATCAGCAATTCTTGGCGATTCCTCAGCAATACGGTGACACATTCAACACCCTAATGTCTGAGCAAGCGAAAATGGCAACAGCAGGCGTAGCAATTCCTGAGAACCTACAGCGTTCTATGGAGATGTTCCACCAGCACCAAGCTGAGACGCTAAAAGCGCACGCTCATTACCTAGAAATGCAAGCGCACAGCAACAACTCAGCACTTAATATGCTGACGCAAGGTTCAGTACAAACGGCACAACCCACCTTCGTTGCGCCAGTAAATACTCAGCCAGCGATTCAAGCTCCAACTACTCCAGCAGCTATCGTTCAAGAGCCTGTAGCTCAAGTACAAGCGACTCCTGTACAAGCCGCGCCAGTTCAAGCTCAGTCTGTTCAAGTTACGCCAGTACAGAAAGCAGCTCCTGCACCACAAGTAGCGGCTCAAGCGGCAGCGCCTGTTGCAGCTCAGCCTTTGCCAGTAAAAGCACAACCAGCTCCTGTGGCTGCACCAGTAGCAGTACAATCAGCCGATGCTGAAAAAGTGATGCTAGAAGTGGTCGCCGAGAAAACGGGTTACCCAACGGAAATGCTTGATCTAGAAATGGACATGGAAGCTGACCTTGGTATCGACTCAATCAAGCGCGTAGAGATCCTTGGTACCGTTCAAGACGAAATGCCAAACCTACCTGAGCTGAACCCTGAAGATTTAGCTGAGTGTCGTACTCTTGGTGAAATCGTCGAGTACATGAACAGTAAAAGCATGAACAGCAAGATGCCAGCATCAGCGCCTGTGGCAGCACAGCCAAGCGCAACTGCTCCTGTTCAAGCCGCTAACGGTCTTGATGCGAAAGTCGTTCAACTAACCATGCTAGAAGTGGTTGCTGAGAAGACAGGTTACCCAACGGAAATGCTTGATCTAGAAATGGATATGGAAGCAGACCTTGGCATCGACTCAATCAAGCGTGTTGAGATTCTTGGTACGGTTCAAGATGAGCTGCCTACTCTTCCAGAGCTAAACCCTGAAGACTTAGCTGAGTGTCGCACTCTTGGCGAAATCGTTGCCTACATGAACAGCAAGCTTCCGGCTTCTGCTCCTGCGCCTTCACTAGCACCAGCCGTTGCTCCGGCAACAGCTAGCAATGGTCTAGATGCGGCTGTCGTTCAAAAAACCATGTTAGAAGTGGTAGCAGAGAAGACGGGCTATCCGACTGAAATGCTAGACCTAGCAATGGATATGGAAGCTGACCTTGGTATCGATTCAATCAAGCGTGTTGAGATTCTTGGTACGGTTCAAGATGAACTACCGACTCTTCCAGAACTAAACCCTGAAGACTTAGCTGAATGTCGCACTCTAGGCGAAATTGTTGACTACATGAACAGTAAGCTTCCAGCTTCTGCTCCAGTAGCAGCTCAAGTATCAGCACCAGTGCAAGCAGTATCAAACGGTTTAAACGCAGAACAAGTTCAAAGCACAATGTTGAGCGTAGTAGCGGATAAAACGGGCTACCCAACAGAAATGCTAGACCTAGCAATGGACATGGAAGCAGACCTTGGCATCGACTCAATCAAACGTGTTGAGATCCTTGGAACAGTTCAAGACCAGCTACCAACATTGCCAGAGCTGAATCCTGAAGACCTAGCTGAGTGTCGTACTCTGGGTGAGATTGTTGATTACATGAACAGCAAGTTAGCTCCTAGTTCGGAAGCAGCGGCAGTAGCTCCTGCTGCAGAAGTAGAGGCAATTGTAGAAAGCGCGAGCAACGACCTAAACCCTGCTCACGTTCAATCAACAATGATGGAAGTGGTTGCCGACAAAACAGGTTACCCAGCAGAAATGCTCGACCTAGCGATGGACATGGAAGCAGACCTTGGTATCGATTCGATTAAACGCGTTGAGATCTTGGGTACGGTTCAAGACCAGCTACCAACGCTGCCAGAGCTAAACCCTGAAGACCTAGCTGAGTGTCGTACGCTTGGTGAAATAGTTACCTACATGCAAAGCAAGCTATCCGCTGCTGCACCCGTAGCGACTCCAAAAACTGAATCGGTAACACCTATCGCAGAAACAGCGACAGCGGAACTTCCTCCACACAATGAGGTGGCGCTAAAAAAGCTACCAGCGGCAGATAAACTCGTCGATTGTTTCTCAAAAGACGCTTGTGTCGTGATCACAGATGATGGTCACAACGCCGGTGTTCTAGCAGAAAAGTTGACCGCTAACGGCATTCAAGTTGCTGTAGTGCGTAGTGCTCTTTCTGCCGCATCACCTTTAAACAGTGAAATCGCAAGCTACACACTCAACAGCGTCGATGATGCGGGTGTGACTGCGGTGATCAACGACATCGAAGCAGATCTTAAAACGTCGAACAAAGTGATTGCTGGCTTCATTCATTTACAAGCTATCGTTGATGCTAAACAAAGCAACGAGCAAGCGGTTAACTTGAATGCAGACTCAAGAGCTTCACTGACGACAGCGTTCTTATTCGCCAAGCACCTAAATGGCCAACTGAATGCCGTTTCTGGTCGTAGCGTATTCTTCACACTAAGCCGTATCGACGGTGGCTTTGGTTACCTAGATACTAAGCAACTAGCGAATGCGGAACTTAACCAAGCAGCGTTGTCTGGTCTAACTAAGACACTGAGCCATGAATGGTCAAACGTGTTCTGCCGTGCATTGGATGCTGACGCTTCTATTGATGCTCGTCACCTAGCTGAAGCTATCACAGGCGAACTGTTCGATATCGATACCAACACGGTTGAAATCGGCCTTAGCCATTCAGAAAACGGTGAATCTGGTCGTGCAACATTGATTGCTACAACACCAGGTGCTGCACAAACTAAAAACACAGGCGCTCAACTCACCAAGAGCGATAAAGTTCTGGTAACTGGTGGCGCTAAAGGCGTGACGTTTGAATGTGCACTGACGCTTGCTAAGCAATGTAAGTCTCATTTCATTCTTGCAGGTCGTAGTAAGCATATTACTTCAGCTGAGCTACCTCAGTGGGCACAAGGTAAGCAAGAGAAAGAGCTAAAACCAGCGGCTATCGCTCACCTACAAGCAACAGGTGACAAACCAACGCCTAAGAAAGTTGATACCTTGCTAAAACCGGTATTGAGCAGCCTTGAGATCAACGGAGCACTTGCCGCTTTCAACGAGATTGGCGCGAGCGCTGAATACCTAAGCCTAGATGTGTCGAACCATGAGTCAGTAGCAAAAACACTGGCAAACTTCGAAGGCATCACCGGTCTTATCCACGGTGCAGGTGTACTGGCTGACAAGCATATTCAAGACAAAACGCTTGATGAACTGAACATGGTTTACGGCACCAAAGTGGGCGGACTAGAAGCGGTTCTGGGTGGTCTTGATAGCAGCAAGCTAAAACTGATTGCGATGTTCTCTTCGGCGGCGGGTTTCTACGGAAACACAGGCCAAAGCGATTACTCGATGTCTAACGAAATCCTAAACAAAGCGGCTCTGCAATTGTCTGCTCGTAATCCTCAAGCGAAAGTGATGAGCTTCAACTGGGGACCGTGGGACGGTGGCATGGTAAACGCAGCACTGAAACGTATGTTTACAGAGCGCGGTGTGTACGTAATTCCTCTTCAGGCGGGGGCAGAGCTATTTAGTTCTCAACTACGGAACGAAACTGGCATTCAACTGCTGGTTGGTACGAGCATGCAAGGTTCTGACAACAAGGAAGCTGCTGTAAAAAAGCTTAATGCGGAGTCTGTGCATCTTGCAAAGAGTCCGCTGAATACAAGCATCACTGTGACACGTCATCTTGATCCAAAGGCATTGCCTTTCATTCAAGATCACTGCATTGCCGGTAACCCAGTGTTACCGACAGTGTGTGCCATCCAATGGATGCGTGAAGTCGCAGAGCAACTGTTAGGGGTGAACGTTAGCATTCACAACTACAAACTGCTGAAAGGTGTGATTTTTGATACCGATGAAGTGCAAGAGCTGAAACTGGTTCTTTCTTCTGACGCTAAATCAAAAGATCAGCTAAAAGCAGTGATCAGTTGCCAAGGGCGACCACAGTATCAAGCTCAGTTGCAAGTTGCCTCAGTGCAAATGTCTGAAGATGTTCAACAAGCGTCAGTAAAACGCTTTGAGGCCAACACTTCAGCAGCTGTAACAACGGCACAAGCTCTATACAGTGACGGCACTCTGTTTCATGGACCAAGATTGCAAGGTATTACCTCAGTCGAACGCTTTGACGACTTAGGTTTATTGGCTCAATGCCAGTTGCCTCAGATTGAAAACAGCGACTGCGGAGCATTTATTCCCAAGCAAGGCTTTGGCGATAGCCAGCCATTTGCTGAAGATTATCTGTTGCAAGCCATGTTGGTATGGGCTCGATTGAAATACGGCGCGGCAAGCCTACCGTCTGCAATCGGTGAGTTTATTTGTTACGCACCGATGCACAATGGTGACCAAGGTTGGCTAGAGCTGAGCGTAATAAAAAGCACGGCTCGTTCGCTGCAAGCTGATATCTCGCTTTACCACCAAGATGGTCGTTTAAGCGCAGTAATGAAAGGTGCAAAAGTCACCATCAGCAAGAGCTTAAACGACGCATTTTTGCCGAAGTCTAGCTCAGCAGTATCGAAAAAAGAGGCGACTAAGAACGCAGAAAAGGAGCAATTGTCATAG
- a CDS encoding PfaB family protein, translating to MTVPTNKAMPLRIALLAQPANAAELSADLFPSFPDMITVVVDGNFNQALSRAIETVNQGTAVKLCLDSHSPSLLMLSTLNAAQNKIHPHANLAGFAETLDLKNGDSVQLALEMSRRPASDLSHQQQYSTISASQQFDELLNMVNGISSRSLPSHSLPNHYWFTEPNKARVASLTFNDDSRNTTSLILTQATGLHEPKPLLSSERLMFVVSGNNQAELVSQLTSLRAELKCVNESADRELAIATLMHSNLGHFQSVQHNAGRGANIVIQAASIEAAIQESTALENALPKVMADNSQYKTPAGSCFSPMPQSKGGVAFVYPGVGTVYPGMLREFHHHFPQLFARLEREGNLKEMLQADKTYAEDSQEMSLSELAIAGVGSSYLLTQLLCDEFKVQPDFALGYSKGEASMWASLNVWKNPHALIEMTQTSPIFTTAISGELTAVRQDWQLNGDENIQWNSFVVRSDAQAIEALLPEFPRAYLAIIQGDTCVLAGCESTCRALLKKLGKRGIAANRVTAMHTTPALSQRSQVQEFYTQPLFDELPKHIRFISAAGLPTGAPINIDSDSIALSIADTFCSTLDFTALIQSARQQGARLFVEVGADRQTSTLIDKINRSDDVADQYCTIASNAKGGDDVVTLIKCIGQLITHQIPLSVEPLIQGLEQQITAAKQLSGVSQGSAVNHQGELV from the coding sequence GTGACTGTTCCTACTAATAAAGCGATGCCATTGCGCATCGCTCTTTTAGCTCAGCCAGCAAACGCGGCTGAGCTTTCTGCCGACTTATTCCCCTCGTTCCCAGACATGATAACTGTTGTCGTTGATGGCAATTTTAATCAAGCACTTAGCCGTGCGATTGAGACTGTAAATCAAGGCACTGCTGTTAAACTCTGTTTGGATTCTCACTCACCATCATTGTTGATGTTAAGTACGCTGAATGCTGCTCAGAATAAGATTCACCCACACGCGAATTTAGCGGGCTTTGCCGAAACTCTCGATCTAAAGAATGGAGATAGCGTTCAGCTTGCTCTAGAGATGTCACGCCGCCCCGCTTCAGATTTAAGCCATCAACAACAATACTCCACGATCTCTGCTTCGCAGCAGTTTGATGAATTGTTGAATATGGTTAATGGGATATCAAGCCGTTCATTGCCGAGCCATTCATTACCTAACCATTACTGGTTCACTGAGCCGAACAAAGCACGTGTTGCTTCATTGACCTTCAATGACGATAGCCGAAACACCACCAGCCTGATACTGACTCAAGCAACCGGTTTGCACGAACCAAAGCCATTGCTATCGAGCGAGCGTTTGATGTTTGTGGTTTCTGGCAATAACCAAGCTGAATTAGTTTCTCAGTTGACCTCACTAAGAGCTGAGCTTAAATGCGTTAACGAATCGGCAGACCGTGAACTTGCTATCGCTACCTTAATGCATTCAAACCTGGGTCACTTCCAAAGCGTTCAGCACAATGCTGGCCGTGGTGCGAACATCGTGATTCAAGCCGCTTCAATCGAGGCTGCAATACAAGAGAGCACTGCGCTAGAAAATGCGTTGCCAAAAGTAATGGCTGACAATAGCCAATACAAAACCCCAGCGGGCAGTTGTTTCTCACCGATGCCTCAAAGCAAAGGTGGCGTTGCATTTGTTTACCCTGGTGTTGGCACGGTTTATCCCGGTATGTTGCGCGAGTTTCACCACCATTTCCCACAGTTATTTGCTCGTTTAGAACGTGAAGGTAACTTGAAAGAGATGCTGCAGGCTGACAAAACCTACGCTGAAGACTCGCAAGAAATGTCGCTCAGTGAGCTGGCAATTGCAGGTGTGGGCAGTAGTTATCTGTTAACACAACTGCTATGTGATGAATTCAAAGTGCAGCCAGATTTCGCTTTGGGTTACTCCAAGGGTGAAGCTTCAATGTGGGCCAGCTTAAATGTTTGGAAAAATCCACATGCGCTGATCGAGATGACTCAAACCAGTCCTATCTTCACCACGGCTATTTCTGGTGAACTCACCGCAGTGCGTCAAGATTGGCAGTTGAACGGCGACGAAAACATCCAATGGAACAGCTTTGTGGTTCGCAGCGATGCACAAGCGATTGAGGCACTGTTACCAGAGTTTCCGCGCGCTTATCTCGCTATCATCCAAGGTGACACTTGCGTACTGGCAGGTTGTGAAAGTACCTGTCGTGCATTGCTCAAAAAACTAGGTAAACGTGGCATTGCCGCGAATCGTGTTACTGCAATGCACACCACGCCAGCGTTGAGCCAGCGTAGCCAAGTGCAGGAGTTTTACACTCAACCACTGTTCGACGAGTTGCCAAAGCATATCCGCTTTATCAGCGCAGCAGGTCTACCGACTGGCGCACCAATCAATATAGACAGCGACAGCATCGCCCTTTCGATTGCCGACACCTTCTGTTCAACGCTGGATTTCACCGCGTTGATCCAGAGTGCGCGTCAACAAGGTGCTCGTCTGTTTGTCGAAGTAGGTGCCGATCGTCAAACCAGCACATTGATCGACAAGATCAATCGTAGCGACGACGTAGCCGATCAGTACTGCACAATCGCTTCCAATGCCAAAGGCGGTGACGATGTTGTCACGCTCATCAAATGCATTGGTCAGCTCATTACTCATCAAATTCCATTGTCTGTCGAGCCACTAATTCAAGGGCTAGAACAACAGATCACCGCCGCTAAGCAATTAAGTGGTGTATCTCAAGGCAGCGCAGTGAATCATCAAGGAGAGCTAGTATGA
- a CDS encoding 4'-phosphopantetheinyl transferase family protein, with product MSNSVVDLWLCPIEELDESEALTAELKAWLTDDEIAKVSRYKMERDRLRGLYVRCFLRAILSRYANRHPNWWRFEYGDKGKPRLSADQFSKTGIEFNISHSRDYLLVAVCLNNSVLDPIALGVDIEHSRDNTNIQSIMTHYFSHLEIDQLMALDESQQPTRFFDLWALKESYIKATGTGLATSLKGFSFDFSKVTERTEAMRTVTNSSKERVGQSRQLRLFQGLELHLFEDPDREGAKKTSTRDKQCNNLYWKSLLGRVDDQYRFAVTLGAEGIAGIKLNMIEFQTSDLFSQLEAFKSKDPT from the coding sequence ATGTCTAATTCTGTGGTTGATTTGTGGTTGTGCCCAATAGAAGAACTTGATGAGAGCGAAGCATTAACGGCAGAGCTTAAAGCATGGTTAACCGACGATGAGATAGCAAAAGTGAGCCGCTATAAAATGGAACGAGATCGTCTTAGAGGTCTGTATGTGCGCTGCTTTTTGCGTGCGATTTTGTCCCGTTATGCCAACCGTCATCCCAACTGGTGGCGTTTTGAATATGGCGACAAAGGGAAGCCTCGTTTAAGTGCTGACCAATTTTCCAAAACTGGGATTGAATTCAACATCAGCCATAGTCGTGATTATTTGTTGGTGGCCGTTTGTTTGAATAATTCGGTTTTGGATCCCATAGCGTTGGGAGTCGATATTGAACATTCACGAGACAACACCAATATCCAATCGATCATGACTCACTATTTTTCGCACTTAGAAATAGATCAATTAATGGCTTTGGATGAATCTCAGCAACCTACGAGATTTTTTGATTTATGGGCATTAAAAGAGTCCTACATTAAAGCTACTGGCACAGGGCTCGCGACATCATTGAAAGGTTTTTCTTTTGATTTTTCTAAGGTCACTGAGCGGACTGAGGCAATGAGAACCGTGACGAATTCGAGCAAAGAGAGAGTTGGGCAGAGTCGTCAGTTACGCCTATTTCAAGGGCTTGAACTTCATCTCTTCGAAGATCCCGATCGTGAGGGCGCGAAAAAAACGTCTACACGAGATAAACAATGCAATAACCTTTACTGGAAAAGTTTGCTTGGCCGAGTAGATGACCAATATCGATTTGCCGTGACGCTAGGTGCAGAGGGTATAGCCGGAATAAAACTCAACATGATTGAGTTTCAAACTTCCGACTTATTTTCACAATTGGAGGCATTTAAATCGAAGGACCCAACATAG